From the genome of Athalia rosae chromosome 3, iyAthRosa1.1, whole genome shotgun sequence:
TCACTAGACCTATGACACCCACACACTGAAAAATTACAGCGATTACGTACGAAGTTTTGAAGGGTTCCATCTAGATGAACATCTAGAGCATCAGCAACAACTTCACCATCATCCCGCATGTAGTAAACCACAACATGAGCCGTAGGAGCCATTACATAAGTTGCGAGGAATCTAGAAGAGAAATCAAAGATTAGTTTTGTAAAACGAACTGATCCTGAAATTATTGGAGAAAAGTATCATTCTTACCTAAACTCAGCAACGGATCCGGTCACTTGAAATGAATCTGCGTTCAAGATATCTCCACGGCCTATGATTTCGTAGCTTAGATATTTTAAGGGGACAGTCGAATTTACTTGTATAACAACATCGCTATTGACCTGAAAACAAAAGTTCAGCCATGACTATTACTACTAACTGCGAGCTCCTATCTTAATCTTCTCATTGCGAGTAACTTATCTACACACCTTAGGCTTCTCTGTTTTTAGGATAGCTTGTATGTATGTCCCACTGGGAGAAACGGCTCGATGCGTTGCTAAAAACCATTCATGTAGATTCAAGTACTGCGCctgtaaaaataatcgcaaTTCTTAAATCCGTATAAACGTAGACATTGTCCTGCCTGCATATAATAGTAGTTTCAATTTACCTCAATGTTTAATGGAGCTACTGATTCCTCGTCATTTAATGGCGGGTAAAAATCCAACTGTATCATCCCGTGTTCATCTAATTTTCTCGTTATGTTTGTGTAGTTTGCTTGATCGTAAGTAAAACCGTACGCGATATTCACCGGATTGATTTGGTCCTGAACAGGTGAGCCATCGTGGTACGCCAGTTTAAGCTACAATATCAAAAGTTCACTGTAATTTCAagtcttcttttctttatgtttttcttttcacggaCGAAATTTCGTACTCACAAACGCTGTATATTTCAAACCGGGCTTATAACTCTCTGCTGTTTTGATGAGTTCCATTGTATATTTATGCTTATGCAAAGTCATCTGCACGGAAGTATTTTGTCTGCGTCCAGTGAGCGCCTCTTCCACTGTAACTTCTAATTCTATAGACCTCTGAGATTCATCTGTGAGCCTGGAAATGTTTAAACGAATACATCAAACGTCTAAGCCTTTCAAAAATGTAAATCTCTTAGTTGGGTTGGTTGAAATaaggaaaatcaaaatcaccTTAATTCTGAAACAATGTCAAAATCAACAACTGCTTTTCCGTCAATAGGAACGACTTTGCGAGCAGGAGATTGAAATATTGGTTGTATTACGCCAGAAAATATATCTGGATATGCAGTAATCGTAGCTTCTCCCTTTACAGGTTTGCCGTAAGTGTACCTGCAAACATTTATGTGATCGATGAAATTAACTGAAACGGTTTGCATGAGGTTACCAATATTTCCTTAACAAACTTTTCAGCAAATAAAAAGTAGTTCGTGCCTACTTACTTTGCTCGAATGGTAGCACTGATGGTTGAGGCCTTGAAAGTGGAGTGTTTTGGGACGTCAATGGTCACTTCGAACTTTGGCAGAACATATTCAGCAACTTGAAACTGCTTTTCAACCGTTTGGTCAAATATGtttacaaatattttccaatcccCTAGCACAGGAGAGTCAGAGAGTTGCAGTTCTCCAGCAAAAACTCCTTTACTATCCAGGCGCTGTTTCCATTGTTTGACTCTATTACCTTGGCCATCCtatttcataaatatattctcATTCGATTATAGAAATACTATTTTTCTAAAGATGGTATAGAGAATTCCGGATTCATCACCGTTATGTACATATCCAGCTCAGCATTGCTTATTGTTGGACGCAATCTCGAGTCCAAGACAATCGTGCGAAAAAGAACCTTACTGCCTGGCTTGTAGACAGCTCTATCGGTCTGGATAAAGATGGAGTAACTCTTGTGGATATATCGCAGTTCCGTGGAGTTGTAGAATTTTATTCCAGAGATACCCTGTGCTACTAGCGTATATATACCAGGTATTGTATCTCCAATCTGTGAGAAGTTCCAAATTATTGAATCTGTGAAATTGGATTTGAGCACATAATATTATCGTTTTTCTCCATAAATTTCCAAACCTCCAGTTTGATGATCCTATTCTGATAGGGTTCAACAGTGACAGTCTGGGAGACATTAAACAAATCTCCAGACTCCAATTCACCGTTTAATTCAACATAAATGATAGAAGGTGCTGATATTGCAGTGGTGCTTATAGCCACATGGTATTCGGAGTTGGGTCTCACAATTTTGGGACCTACCACAGTATAATAGCTGCacgcaaaaaaaggaaataataataatgaatcagTAATCAATAGAGGTAGTTGGTCAGAAACTAATTTGTAAAGAGATCCATGTTATATGAATATAGATTTAAAATATCCCCGCTAATACATCAATCTATCCTTCAGAAAATGGGTATTCCCAACTATTATTACACAACCCATGATGGAATCACATTTTATAATGATTGCATGGATTGTTGTCAGACTTCTTAttgatggatattttttttttgtaatggAAATATACATACGGCGACGATGTCCCGGAACCAATTGTTATCAGTATTAACAATAACGGAGGCCATAACCAGTCCATTATCCTATTAAGcactgaaaatttaaaaagtgatttattattattgatatcatTGTTGTTATGAATCTGAATATTGCCGTAGAAGGAGTTGTAGGATGTCTGACGGGATGCAATCATAATCTAAATCTAGCATGATTCTAGGAAAGCGGCTAAAGGTGAAGTCATACATTACTGCtcacaaatatttttgaagaattttcttcaatatcgACGTTAACTCACCTGGAGTAGGGGGACCAATTTTAATGTCTGATCTTCCAAATTCCGGTGACGCGACTTTCGCCGATTTTTGTGATGATGCGATCAGGAGAGAATTTTACGGTAAAATCGGTGCAAGGACATCCGATTAAGACTGTAATTTGAGAAAAACAGTTTGACAGGTACCACAGGAATatcggaaaaataataaggtGTATTGCGATCAGATTCGGCGATATGCGATGCACTAGGGAACTGGTTTGGTTCTGAAGAGGAAGAGCGGTTCGGTGCCAGGCTAGTACCGTACCAGTCAAGGTAGCGGGGCTTTTTCagccttttctcttttcctttcgtCCCACCTGATTGTGAGTCTTTGCCTAGCGTACCTGGTTCCCCACTTTTCTATCTACGGCCGTTATTCGTTCAACGTCGTGGGGGTAATCATATCGGAATTCCCAGTCAATGCTGACGCAGATAATTGGGGGGTTAAATGCTTAATTGTTCTTCACTCTTCGGGGAATTTCCTGGttcaaaaattctaaaaaataacatttatcAAAACCTTATTAAATTTCTTGAAGGCATACTCAGAAACAAACTGATACTTTTAGCCATTTAATTTCGTCAATTATTTTCCCGCGAAAATTGCGAAGGTCATCAGGACGATCAGGAACTCTTGATTCAAGGTTACAATTAAAGAGCAATTCAAAAATGATTGTCAATAAATACAATCGGTCCTTGTTGTTATAACAACGAATGACGAAACTAGTAACTGATCTATTTTGAATCCCAGCCTTTGACATCCCAGCTTAATTTGAGCGCGTAAAATGTACATTACCGTTGACAGATGATCAAGATGTAAGAAGGATCCTCACATCTTGCGGATGATTTACAGATTGAACTGGCGACGAATTTTTGAACCAACAGCGGCGGTTTTTGGCAATTTGGTTTCCGGTTCCGATCTTGTGGTAAAATCTTGCGTTTGAATTGTCATCggctaaaaaattaataccacTAGAGGCACCACAGGCAAAGGCAGCtaggcagcagcggcagagcAGCTCCCTCGTAGTGGCGTCATCGGACatacttgttttttcttaaCAATCAACGATATttgttataattaaaattagacCGCTGAACATTTATCAAACCGCTGTGGAGTGATAGCGTAACCGTGataattcattgtcagttttgCACAGATTTTGTACGGTAAGTTTTTACCCTCCCCCCGCCTGGGACCACGGTCCCGAATATTATACACGGTGCTTAAATGCTTATACGCGTCGTGTAACCACAAATTGTCAATCTTTTCCTATGCACGgattaatattttatcgacCAACTTTTCATACCCTCCAACCTAGCCTGACGCAATTATTACCATAACCACAACTTAATCAGAGTACAGTTTGTAAAGCCGATTACTGATGATCACTTGAGACTTTCATTTACAAAATATAACGAAGCATGGAAAATTGCAAAGGTGTTAACGCAAAATACACAACAGTTTTGAAATAGAATTTCAGATTTCTGTCcgaaatttgattttattctacagcaaaaatatttttctacaggAATGAGGCGTAAAAGCGAAAGAAACAAATCCAAGGGATCCCCtgagaaaaaagtggaaaaagcTACGCGTAAATCAAcgagaaagaggggaaaaagagcGACATCTTCATCCCCTGAGCGGGAAGATGGAGAAGGAAAATCTACAGATGTTACTAAGACCCAGGAAAAAGTTACGAAAGACCCTACACCGCAGCCAACGACCAGGCTAAAGATTAAAGAGATAAAAACTATAGTCGAAGAAGAAGTACCTTTGAAGACTATTGTTCCAGTCGCGGCAGAATCTACAACTGGAGCAGAAAAAACTCAGGATGGAGGTGAAGGTGCCTCTGTTTGGAAGGTAGCTAGGGCTGATGCCTCTCCGGGGGAAATTCAGAAGCTTAAATTATGCAGACAACGTAACCCATCTGAAGCATCAGACAGTTCTTCGTCTAGGAAAAAATCTCACAAATCGTATGAAAGTGGTGAGGGTGACGGGGAGGAGGGTGACTCCGCAGAAGAGCTACCGAGGTTACGGAAGAGAGACGTCGGTGGCGTATCGCAGGACGATCCCTCCTCTTCGAACCCTGGTCAGGACTCCAAGGAAGAGGTAAGTCATTGTAGGGAGATCCTGCCCAGAACCACTTCAGCCAACTTCTTGTCTGACGATAAACAAAACGTAGATCGGCTAGCCGACAACGTCGACCAGGCTATTCGTTACGACCCAAACTGTCCTGTCCAGAAGTCCCCAGAGACCAACGACAGGCATGGGGATACCAATTCTAATGGAAATGATTGCAACAATAGCGAAGCTCCCGCTACCGGGCGGGATGCTTCAGAGGATTCTTTAAAAGATCTaggagaaggaaggaaggttGAGGAGATCGAAGTAAAAGTGGATGTAAAGGAAGAAGTAGAGGCAGAGGTGAAGGCAAAAATTCAAGTGAAAACAGAGGTAGAGGAAAAGGACATAATTGAGGCTAGTGAAATGCCTGTAGAGGGTCAAAAAATAGAGCCAGATGCTAGCGCAAGGCCCCAAGAGTCGAGCAGTGACGATGAAAGGCGTAAAAAGCAGAATCCGGAGCCGGCTATTGAGCCAAAAGCGCAGACAAGCCGACCCGAACTCCGTTCACAGCGTTCCACTAGGAGAAAGCATCGGACTAAATATCACGAATCTTCAGACTCTGATACTCAAGATTCTGAAGACGAGccttctgaaaaaaaaaatgatgactcTGTTTCCCATGAGGAAGCCAAAGAACCAGAAAAATCCAAAAGTAAGTCGCCGTCCCCTGAGACTAGGCTCAGTTTCTCTGCTGGTGATATAACTGAGTCTAAAATTATGAACAACGGTGAGGATGAAGAACGGATGAATAACTTCAGCGACGATAAACCTCAAGATGA
Proteins encoded in this window:
- the LOC105689810 gene encoding apoptotic chromatin condensation inducer in the nucleus, encoding MRRKSERNKSKGSPEKKVEKATRKSTRKRGKRATSSSPEREDGEGKSTDVTKTQEKVTKDPTPQPTTRLKIKEIKTIVEEEVPLKTIVPVAAESTTGAEKTQDGGEGASVWKVARADASPGEIQKLKLCRQRNPSEASDSSSSRKKSHKSYESGEGDGEEGDSAEELPRLRKRDVGGVSQDDPSSSNPGQDSKEEVSHCREILPRTTSANFLSDDKQNVDRLADNVDQAIRYDPNCPVQKSPETNDRHGDTNSNGNDCNNSEAPATGRDASEDSLKDLGEGRKVEEIEVKVDVKEEVEAEVKAKIQVKTEVEEKDIIEASEMPVEGQKIEPDASARPQESSSDDERRKKQNPEPAIEPKAQTSRPELRSQRSTRRKHRTKYHESSDSDTQDSEDEPSEKKNDDSVSHEEAKEPEKSKSKSPSPETRLSFSAGDITESKIMNNGEDEERMNNFSDDKPQDEISVNSRPVEYKPAKVNLKRSFSARLGESEESAKKEDIEKNEDSETALSHVKENHGAVEETDVKNLPRRRRWGTTVTTEVTPAFTVSTDSLKALVPGAKPLSITEVKLSKDDDEEKERRNKEREKRHSISDDTGERKVKEEGTAIRNESLKRGDLKHENHIGAKRKISILKEAPHVQSLSPPLAKPTNVLLIKNLVRPFTLNQIKELLSRTGTIVENGFWIDGIKSKCYVAYSNEDQAFETRQALHGISWPVSNPKRLQVEYGTKEDMELARELSKDQPILRKTEPLLGSDTWQQVWARDEKQNVGVKVTTVREWDLGKEDGHQMKEKERDKKDLDKKRRQRSRSPPMEPHLPPPARKFKKKEDEPPPAKLLDDLFKKTKAMPCIYWLPLTNEQIVVKEEMRRQHMAEHARRLEEMKRAERSRDPATRRRRSPRK